From bacterium, the proteins below share one genomic window:
- a CDS encoding trypsin-like serine protease has product MGIFAFVAFATGFFVSGAHAASVADYRVDPDVLAVIEAQAVPIDFPDVDPMSIALEPETLVYRYDPLSVDRVFPDAGPIYPPLETADIAKAGGHQQIDDTTQYPYSTVVKLYMKNGDFWGACSGSFIFNTRTVLTAGHCVWDNDNGGGLAEEIIVIPGLDENNEPFEARYAVNWATNSSWSNFSDYTRDWGVIEVAPYSGTGFLGAYHDDSNSWYTSRQFDTAGYPSDSGYPGDEMWWDTDSVEDIDSRMIQIDYKFGTWPYYCIPGQSGSSIYHNAGGGAYNTIAVLTLGSCHGVLLLDSIQDFVEEFANCSGCVIDGQCWDNGDVNPDDICQQCNVASSGSSWSPANAGASCNDGKFCNGQDTCSNGSCSNHSGDPCGSGKECSETQDQCVDEGTGGDDDDDDDDDDGDDDDGEKPCADVLTTIYTDCDLAIMSSGEALDGETAFEMCKDDSGPWDCIRECIDHPNVDDCTSFAACLSDRCNVTTNGKAGGSDDDEVDADDDDDDDDGGACGGCGC; this is encoded by the coding sequence GTGGGGATTTTTGCGTTCGTCGCCTTTGCGACGGGCTTTTTTGTTTCGGGCGCGCACGCGGCGTCGGTGGCCGATTATCGCGTCGATCCGGATGTGCTGGCCGTCATCGAGGCGCAGGCCGTACCGATCGATTTTCCGGATGTCGATCCAATGAGCATCGCGCTCGAACCGGAGACGCTCGTTTATCGATACGACCCTCTCTCCGTCGATCGCGTTTTCCCCGACGCGGGGCCGATCTATCCGCCGCTCGAAACCGCGGACATCGCGAAAGCCGGCGGACACCAGCAGATCGACGACACGACGCAATATCCCTACAGCACCGTCGTGAAGCTCTACATGAAAAACGGCGATTTCTGGGGCGCGTGCTCCGGGTCGTTCATCTTCAATACGCGCACCGTCCTCACCGCGGGGCACTGCGTTTGGGACAACGACAACGGCGGCGGCCTCGCGGAGGAGATCATCGTCATACCCGGGCTCGACGAGAACAACGAGCCGTTCGAGGCGCGCTACGCCGTGAACTGGGCGACCAACAGCAGTTGGTCGAATTTCAGCGACTACACGCGCGACTGGGGCGTGATCGAGGTGGCTCCCTATTCGGGTACGGGTTTCCTTGGCGCGTATCACGATGACTCGAATTCCTGGTACACGAGCCGGCAGTTCGATACGGCGGGCTACCCGAGCGATTCGGGCTATCCCGGCGACGAGATGTGGTGGGACACAGACAGCGTTGAGGACATCGACTCGCGCATGATCCAGATCGACTACAAATTCGGTACCTGGCCGTATTACTGCATCCCAGGCCAGAGCGGCTCGTCGATTTATCACAACGCCGGCGGCGGCGCGTACAACACGATCGCGGTGCTGACGCTCGGAAGCTGCCACGGCGTTTTGCTGCTCGACAGCATCCAGGATTTCGTCGAGGAATTCGCAAACTGCAGCGGGTGCGTCATCGACGGGCAATGCTGGGACAACGGCGACGTCAATCCGGACGACATCTGCCAGCAATGCAACGTGGCGAGTTCGGGATCGAGCTGGTCGCCCGCGAACGCCGGCGCTTCGTGCAACGACGGCAAGTTCTGCAACGGGCAGGACACGTGCAGCAACGGCTCGTGCTCAAATCATTCCGGCGATCCTTGCGGCTCGGGCAAGGAGTGTTCCGAAACGCAGGACCAGTGCGTCGATGAGGGCACCGGCGGCGACGACGATGATGATGATGACGACGACGATGGAGACGACGACGACGGCGAGAAGCCGTGCGCGGACGTGCTGACGACGATCTACACCGACTGCGATCTCGCAATCATGTCCTCGGGCGAGGCGCTCGACGGTGAGACCGCCTTCGAGATGTGCAAGGACGACAGCGGGCCGTGGGATTGCATCCGCGAGTGCATCGACCATCCGAACGTGGACGACTGCACGTCATTCGCCGCGTGCCTGTCCGATCGATGCAACGTGACGACGAATGGGAAAGCCGGCGGCTCGGACGATGACGAGGTGGACGCGGACGACGATGACGACGATGACGACGGAGGCGCGTGCGGCGGGTGCGGCTGCTGA